Genomic DNA from Nonomuraea rubra:
CCGGCAACCAGCGGCCGATGAGCTCGGGGTGGTCGAAGAGCTCGAACATGTGGTGGCAGCGCCCGTACCCGAGCCGCTCCAGGGCCGCCTTCAGCGACAGGGTGCCCGTCCTGGGCAGCCCCGCCCCGATCACCTCGATCAACTCCCCGCCTCCGTCCGATCACTCTTAGTATCGGGACGAACGGGTCCGGCTATTGCCGAGGTGGTGGAAAGGATCGGTTATCCCCAGCACACCCCCGCGCGGTCAGGTGCGCGGCGGTGCGACCGAGGAGCGGTGGATGAGCCGGGAGCGCAGGGTGTGCATGTCGCGGGCGGGCTCGGCCCCGCCGAGGATGTCGAGCAGGACCTGGGCCGCCTTGGCGCCCAGCTCGTGCACCGGCTGGGCGATCATCGTGAGCGGCGGCTCCATCACCGCCGCCCACGCGCTGTCGTCGAACCCGATCAGCGCCACGTCGGCCGGGTACGACAGCCCCGCCTTGCGCAGCGCGCGCAGGGAGCCGGTCATGCCGTCGGTCTCGGAGCAGAACACGGCGGTGACCCGGTCGGGCAGCGTCAGCATGCGGCCGACCTCGGTGACGACGCGTTCCTCTGTCTTCGGCCCGACCATCACGAGCTGCGGGTCGAACGGGATGTGCGCGTCGTCGAGGGCGTCGAGGTAGCCGCGCAGCCGTTCGCCGTCGGTCCACAGGTTGCGCGAGGCGGCCGTCAGCAGCTCGCGGCGGGTGGCCGGCGGCTGGGCCACCGGCGGCCCCCAGACGAAGCCGATGCGCCGGTGCCCGGCGGCGATGAGCACCTCCACCGCCTCGCGGGCGGCGTCGCGGTTGTCGATGACGACGGAGTCGAGGTCGAGCGCGGAGACGGCGCGGTCGACGAGCACGACCGGGATGCCCCGGTCGATCGCGGCCTTGAGGTGCGCGACCTGGTCGCGGCCGAGCGCGGCCGAGGCCACGATGACGCCGTCGACCCGCTTGTCGATGAGCACGTTGGTGGCCGCCACCTCCTCCTGGAGGTTCTCGTACGTGCTCAGCACGATCACGTCGAACCCCCGGGCCCGCGAGGTGTCGGAGACGCCCCGCAGCAGCCCGGCGAAGAACGGGTTGCCGATGTCGGCCACGATGACGCCCAGGGTGTGGCTGACCCCGGTGGACATGCTGCGCGCGAGCGCGTTGGCGCGGTAGCCGAGCT
This window encodes:
- a CDS encoding LacI family DNA-binding transcriptional regulator, which codes for MPTDRGQAGPTISEVAAEAGVGRATAARTLGGYGYVSPELRARVLAAAEKLGYRANALARSMSTGVSHTLGVIVADIGNPFFAGLLRGVSDTSRARGFDVIVLSTYENLQEEVAATNVLIDKRVDGVIVASAALGRDQVAHLKAAIDRGIPVVLVDRAVSALDLDSVVIDNRDAAREAVEVLIAAGHRRIGFVWGPPVAQPPATRRELLTAASRNLWTDGERLRGYLDALDDAHIPFDPQLVMVGPKTEERVVTEVGRMLTLPDRVTAVFCSETDGMTGSLRALRKAGLSYPADVALIGFDDSAWAAVMEPPLTMIAQPVHELGAKAAQVLLDILGGAEPARDMHTLRSRLIHRSSVAPPRT